The genomic DNA ATAGTCCGCTACAGCCCAGAACCCCTGAGCTCAAACGGTCCGCCAGCCTCAGCCTCCCAGTAGCTTGGATTACAGGCGCacgccactgcgcccggcgaGGGAAACACAGATCTACACTATCTTTAAACGTGATTTTACTCTCTACTACCACGCCATCTAGTGGTACAACAATGTACAGCAGCAGCGAGAATAATTTCTAACGCAATCACACTTAACGCACAGGACTGAGGCCTGCATTATCGATTTTTTCCACGTTTACAACTATATGTAGAGCACACAGTAAGCTCTTATTTAATACTTTCTACATATACTGTCTGCCACTATACAAGAACAGATCTTCCTTCCGATCGAGACAACGTTGGCCAATGATGCGTCTCAGCGGTGAGGATGTTAACCAATGAACCATTTCCTCGTTTCATTGCGCTGAATAAAAAGCGAGACGAGCTCCGCGCTCTAACGGGACTCGCGTTTTTGTATGCGAAAACACGGTTTCCAGTTAGACAACAAGACGAAATACAAGTCAATTTAGCGCTTAAAGGACAAGGTAAGACACTGCGGTGTAATTGTAAAGCTAGCTAATAGTTTTAGGCATGTGTCAGTATATGTCTGTTAGGTAGATAGACAGCGCTGCTCGGTTTGCGGTTCAGTTTGCGTGATATTAAAAATGCCCGTCCCGTGTTAGCTCACTAGCTAGCGAACTAAAAACGAGTGATCTGAAAGCTTAAGACATTGCTTTTAGTAGATCTGCAAGTAAATACACACGAATGGCCTTCGTCTGTGGCCAGTAGACAGGCCAACATCGTTCAGCTAACCTAGGCATCTTTATTATTGACGCTAACTACAGAAATACGCGCAGAAGTAGCGCAGGAGCCAGCTGGCGCACACAATGGCGCAGTAACTAGGGAGGGGCTGTTAATCCACACCGCCAACACAAAAGCTTGTGCATTTAGGTAATTTATCTAATGAAACTACGAACACATTCAGtttaaatacaataataaaaaacaagtgGCTGTTCGACTCCTAATTAAGTTCAAAACGTGTCAAATCTTTCCATAATTTGACAAACTTTTTCATTATATCGAATATCAGATAGCCATAATTCCATAATAATCTGATGGTCCTGATCCAACAGATGCGGTTCATGCTGCTGTTCAGTCGGCAGGGCAAACTGCGGCTGCAGAAGTGGTACCTGCCCCTGTCTGACCCACAGAAGAAGAAGATCTCCAGGGAGGTCATCCATATGGTGCTGGCTCGCAAACCCAAGATGTGCAGCTTCCTGGAGTGGAGGGACTTAAAAATAGTGTACAAAAGGTTAATGCTATGATTTGTCTATGGTAGTTAAtcttattttcattttttatacatGTGTATTTACATATATGTATTCTAATCTGGTCAAGGTCAGTGCACGCTTCGCAGCATGGCTAACTCACTTCACCCTGATATTCGTTATTTTGTAACAGAACATTTAATTTAGTAAGCTTTATATATAGACTTCAGACAAACATTTGACTTAAAGCTATTTTGTATTTGGTTAGTGTAATGCAACACTTGTGCTTGCTCTAATGCTTTTGTAATAATTTTCTTTTTAGATATGCTAGCCTGTATTTCTGCTGTGCTGTGGAAGACCAGGAGAATGAACTGATAACCCTTGAGATCATCCACAGATATGTTGAGCTACTGGACAAATATTTTGGCAGTGTGAGGCATATTGTTAACGGATAACACATTTTATAGACTAAAGATATTCTACTGACACATTCTGTCTTAGGCCTGTGATTTCATCTTGTCTTTCCGTCCTCGTTTACCACCAGGTTTGTGAGCTGGATATCATCTTCAACTTTGAGAAGGCGTACTACATTTTGGATGAGTTTATACTAGGTGGTGAAACTCAGGAGACTTCAAAGAAGATCGTGTTGAAGGCCATTGAACAGGCAGACATGCTACAAGAGGTAGGTCCAATTTCTCACCGTCCAGTGGCTCAACGTCACACCTACATAAAACATGACTGAAGATGGTATTCTCTGCCAAATGCATGTCTGGCGTACTTTGTGTTTACAAGCCCCACCCCTTTGTGCCTTTCCCAGGAAGCAGAAGCACCACGCAGTGTTCTGGAGGAGATTGGCCTCACATAGATTTCAAGAATTTCCATTGTCCTTTATGCTCCTTAGATTCATCAGTTAGTCCCTAAACATGTGTATCGGTCACCATCTCGTCACAAACAACGGTACCTGGATAAAGAGCATGGGAAATAGCCGCCCTAAATGTTTCCCTATTCTTTTAGGAAATTACCCCCCTGAGTAGTTTTTCCATGTTTTTAATGCATAACCTGTTTCTGCTTGATGCTTTAGTTTCTTGGCACACCGCCTGTGTTTTTAGCTGTTTCCATTAATTTCTGAGTCAGTAGGTGTACGATGGTGAATTTCACAATCATAAATTTGTTTGCTGGATTAAGGTAGTTTTCTGTTAACATCATATTACCTCACCTTATGCCTTGTGCTGccttaaaacacacttttgcaATCACTGTATTTGGCCAGTATCTTCTGCAAACTGGTAGTTCAGCTTATTGTTTTTACTGAATCAGGACTAAGTGAATCTTAATGCTTCAGCAAAGTTATAAAAGTAACCATCAACACATGGGTGGTATTAGGTGGAAGGGAAAAGGTACTCATGTCAGTATTAGAAATAGCATTACTGAGAATACTAAATGTTTACCACCTACATGCATTGTGTTGTCAGGAAAGTATTACATGAAGATATTTCTGCTAGATGGTTCATTTAAAGGCTCTGTACAATCATTGACTTCTCTCTTTGAATTTAGTTACATAAGGCCTGTCACTTTTGCAAAGTGAATTCTGCCAATGCAGATAATGCATAAACTGGTTATTTCTCAGTGTTTAAATGTGACCTTGTGTATTGATGTAGCTTCTGAGTGTACATAGGCCTTTAAGTAAAATTTTTGGACTGTTAGAGTCGAGATAATGGAACTCCCTGCTGGAGTTTTAATCTTTGTTTTTAAATAGTTAAAACTGTTTTAATTTGGTAAAACGTATTAACCATCAAATGCCCTTCATATTTTAGTTCATTTTCAAAACCAAAGAGTCTTCAATTTTCTTCTGTGCTTTTTGTACCAACACTGTTTTTCAGATTACACTGTGATTCTTCACTGCCTGTCTCTTTAAAAAGTAGTATGGCCCCAAAATAAAGTGCAATTTTGTTATTGTCTATGGTGCTTTTGTGGGTTCAGTTCTGTACACATCACTTTGGCTCAGAGGTTTGAGACATGGATCATTGCCACGGTGGGGGGGTGGATGGATAGTAAAAGTGAAATGCATCTTAACTGCTCTGCAAACCTGAACTGACTGTGCTTAATCTTGGCACAAGACAGCTATCCCAAATGTACTACTCGATTTCTCAGGACCAAATACAATTGGCTATCACCTTACCTAAGCACACATTTCACCTGAAACAAGCAGGAACTGAAAATGTTTTCGTTCTGTCAAATTATTACTGGGAAAGATCTAAATCAAACCACAAAGTCTGGAGGATTTACAAGTACTGACCATGAAAACTTGCATTAATGGGTCCATGGTTTAGGGGTCATTTTCTGGTATGTGATTACTTCAGATTTTTTCCACCTAGTTTCATTCCACAAACCACAGAAGACACtttttataaaacattttatttactcACATTTAAAGGGAGTCAAATCAGTGTTTGTTCAAAACGGACAAGACAGGATGAGATTTAGTGAAACCAAAAAATCTGCCTTTGCTATAGTACAACTCGAAAAGCATTTATTCCTTTTCACATGTCCTCGTTGGGCAGTGCTGCAGTGCAAGACTCTGTAGCAACACTGGCACACAccatgtgattttcatgttccGACTGACTAACTTCATTTGAAGGAGTCTCTGCGTGGCCGTGCTGTAGTGACGTGATGGTCTCAGCACTCTGGAGGTCCTCTCCAGGCGCTGATGCGTTCTCTTTGTTTTGACTCATCAGAGTGGCGTCATCTTCGCCGTCCTCCGACTCTCGCTCAGAACCTGCAGAGGAGCCAGCGCTGCGTGTTTTGCTTGTCTtcctcttttgtttttttttgctcttCTTTTTCTTGCCCTTTTTGGAGTGTTTGTGGCGGTGCGAAGAAGCGTTTGTGTCCGCAGGGACATCGGCGCCTTTGGGGCTTCTGCTCCTTCTCCTGACGGATCCGTTTTTGGACTGTTCTTTAGGGCTGTCTGATTCCGATCTCCTAGAAGGTCTCCTGGAGTCTGTGAGCGAGTGGCGACTTCTGCTCTGCCAATCAGAGTCTCTGCCTCTGCTACGTGATCTGCGCCTCTCACGGCTTCTGCTTCTCCTGGGAAGATTGCTCGCTCGAtctcttctccatctctccctgctTCGGCTACGACTCCGCCTCTCTCTACTGCGACTCCGCCTCCCTCGACTATTGCTCCTCCTTCTCTTATGACTGTGTGACAGGCTCCTCCTGTCACTCCATCTGTAGCGAGACCCCTCAGGGCTGTGGTTGCGCTGTGACATCCTCTCTCTGCGCTCAGAGTAGCGGCCAGTGAAGCCTCCACCACGGTCAGGGGACAGGTGGAGGTCACGATCTGCCTCCCAGAATTCATTTCCCGGGTTTCGAAATACGTGGAGAAAGTTGCAGTGTTTACCCTTTGGACACTTTTGCCTGTCAAAAAGCCCTGAGAAAAACCAGGGTAAGAGGActtttagtgttttttttatatacaatACATCAATGGCTTTAGTATCTGAATATTTAAATGTCTTACCACATATGGCAGTTTTCCACCTGGTTACAGGAGAGAACTCACACTGTAGTTGCTTTCCAGCATACCAGCGGCCATTAAACATCATGTAGGCTTCTTTGCACTGATCCtcactacaaaaaaaaaaacagtacacATAACGTATCTACACCAGTTTTCCAATGTTCACTTTAACTATAGGTGAAAGTTGAAAAATACAGAAACTTCTATTCTTGCAATATTAGCTTTTGCAATACTGATACCACAGTAGGGTGAAATATGCAAATATGCTTTCAAAATAATGAACGCTAATATTAATGTCACCTGGACATACTGGACTTGTATTCTAATTTTAGCTCATACATCAGCCATAGGATTACTCTTTATCAATTAAGAACTTACAAATAAGTTTTTCTTTGTACTTACTTTTCATACTGCACATAAACATTTCCTCTCAAGTGAGGTTCAAAGTTACAGCTTAcctaaaacaacataaacaaacaatCAAATGTCTGATGTCCATATGATTTTCAGCTTTTACCACATCTGTTCAGGTGTCATTACCTTGAACTGCATTACTTTGCCTGCATTCCTGAACTCTGGTAGAACATCTTCATAAAAGTCCAGAAACTGCTGATGCAACTCCTCTTCACTGTACTCCAGACTGGCGTCTGTGTCATAGTCGTCACGTCTGCTTTGCTCCATCCCGAATGTCACAAACATCCCCCGGACCATCAAAGTGCTACTCGACGCTGGGTGGTCATGCTTTCGAGAGCACCTGTTCAAGAAAAAGAccacaacaaacaaataatctTCCAAAAAGGGTAGGTAAATATAATGTCAAAAAATGTGACAAATACATTTGACAACTAAAACAGAAGTCCATTTCCTTTGTGGTATATCTTACCGATCTCCAAATCTGCAAGCTCCAGTTTTGAGGAAGAAGGGACAGTTGGCTTTGTCCTTTTCTGTCCCATAATCTGCTGGGGCATCAGGGTTTTTCCAGGAACCCCCATTTTCCAACTGGAAAACACCCCATCAAGAATAAGCACTTTGATTGAACTGTACAGTGTAAAATGTTCTATTCCCATTTCCACACACAGGTGTTCATGAATACCTACCTGGCTTTCTGCTTGGTCCAGCATTTTCTGTACAGCTTCCTACAAGTGGTGCAAACATACATTATGGCTGGTAAAAGCCTGCAGCAAACTAGCAGATATCTGTTAGCATTAGTTAAGACCACTGATTAAAGTCTGAATTAGTGAGAAAAGAACTTCACTGGTATCACAGACACATAATAGAAAGTTCACGGTAAATCATAAACAACAATACGGAATACACATTTTGCTGGAACAACTGTAGTTTGTTGAGCACCAAAACAAACCcctaaacaaaaaaaactacAATAATCATGAAAAGATACATTTTcttcagaggaagaggatgcgTGTGGGCCTGTGACTGTTTTGTGTGTATCTTAGTTAAGGAAGACCATGTAGCAACCATTACTCATGCATCACAATCCATACAAATCAACATGGAGCCATTTGTGCGTTAATGTTTCCTTTTGTTGTCCAATCAACAAATAGGCATAATTCATCCGAATAATTACAGTCTTGATCTGTTTCAAAATCCATAAGTTGCCTGACTCAGTGGAATGCACTACACCAATATACAGGTTTAGAACAGGCAACTTGTTCCTGGACATAATCTGAGTCATGTGGATATGACAGCAGAAGGTGAGAGGATATATGGATATCAGCATCTTTCACTTTATCCTCCCAATGCAGGGatcacctctctgtctctcttctcctgctgtctcttctcttgctcatctctctcttttttctgcTGCTCCTCCCATTCCTCCTTGATTCTCTTCTGCAGTTGTTAAAAAATGAAAGAGCAAGTGGGGTGTTAGGTCAAGAAGAAATATGGCACAGCGTTTGGATCAGTTTTATTACGGCATCATTGttacctcctcttcctcccttttCTTTTGAGCAGCTTCTTCCTTCTCTTTCTTCAACCTGAATTCCTCCTGcgcaattctctctctctctagccatTCCTGATGCAAGTGCTCTCTAAATTGATGAAACAGAGCTTGTCAGGTATATACTAggttactactactattactattactactacaaaTGCTGCTATGGCGAAACAGCCTACCtttgttgttgttcttcttCGTCTTCTGTCTTAACATCTCCAACATCATATTGGTCCTTCTCATTTTCATACTGTTCAACAACTGCACAAAATCGGTTCCATAAGTGATCACGACTGTGTAAAATGTTAGTAACAACAGCATTAAAAAATACTTTTGATGTTAACTGACGTATTCTTGCTAAGATGAGGAAAAACGTTAGCTACCTTGATTGACATCATTTCCTTGCAGTTTAGCGAGAGCCTGgcgttttctttttcttctgtcCCTCTTCAAACACAACCGTCGTTGTTTTCGACTAAACACAAGAACCAGAAAACAACATTTCTGCAACGTGTCATGAACAACAGAACCGACAGAAAACAGACCATGAAGATACCAAACTGTCTGCGCTTAAGCCAACGAACCTCAGTGTGGCGTTTCGGGGCGGTTGCTTAAGTTCTGAACCCTCGGGCTCTGCGGGTTGATTTTCAGAAGTGAAAACCGAAATCTCCATTTTATCCGCATCTGCCGAAAACTGGAATGCATACGAATCTGTCGCTAACATTTTAATTCATTGTTTACGTTCACTAAGCAGATAAGCCAGCCGCTTCAGCATCGAGCGGATGGAGAGGGAAAGGCCTTCTGCTGGCCGCGCACGGTGATGACGTCAAACGTCGCGTTCATCGTTAATTACACGCGACTCACGCATGCGCACTCACTGCTGCCCCTCATCGGATGAAAGAATTCGGCAAAGTGAGCCACACTGAAGTAAATAAATTAGTAAACGGGTTTAGTGGGCCGTTTTACTTTTAGCCGTTGCATCCCGGAGTTCCTCGAATTTCGGTCCTGCAAGAAAACGCCCAGAAATGGCAGACAAAGAAGGTAAACTTGTGGAGCAGAGGATAACGCGCACGCTTTTGTTTGCGTTCCGTGTCGGTGGCTAACTGGCTAGTTGGACTAGCGCGTGTCGGCGGTGGCGTCAGTTCTGTCTGTACCTCAGACCAGTGAACACTAAACACAACACAGACTCACAGTGCGTGAATAATGATAAATTACACTTGTATTTGGGTAGTTTGCGTAGCTAGCTGGTTAGTGTGTTTCCCATCACTTAGCAAATAATAAATGATGCTGCgacagtgtttctgtatgttttTTGTCTGTTGTATTTTAGTGTACGACGATGCTGTGGAGGAACGAGTCATAAACGAAGAGTATAAAATATGGAAGAAAAACACCCCCTTCCTGTACGACCTGGTCATGACTCATGCCCTGGAGTGGCCCAGTTTGACGGTGCAGTGGTTGCCCGACGTGAGCAGGTAGTTAAGAGTTCTCTCACTCTGCTTCCTGTTGCTTGTTGAAAGGTTTTACCTTTACTTTGGGGATTGTGTATGGAGAAAATTACTCGGCTGCCGCCCAGGCTTAAGCCTTTCCTGTTCAACTCTTGTCTAGGCCAGAGGGGAAAGACTATGCCGTTCACCGGTTGGTGTTGGGGACACACACTTCAGATGAGCAGAACCACTTGGTCATCGCCAGTGTTCAGATCCCCAAtgacgatgctcagtttgacGCTTCGCATTACGACAGCGAGAAAGGAGGTTTGTTATTTAAGCAGTGGTTAACTTCTTTCACTGGCTTTTCATTCAGAATCACTGAagttgggtgtgtttgtgttttttcagCAGGTATGTTCAAGCACTTGGACATCTGGTAGAAAGAAGAGGTTGTTAGTTACTGAGCAAAAGCGTTGGAAAGACACAGAAAGGGAACAAAATGAGTGCCGGTGATGTTTTGTAGGATGATGATCCTGTGATGAGTGCATATGTTACTTAAAGAACAAATCTTCCCCCTATCTTTTATATTACACTAATTTGATCTTGAACAGTTACATTTGTTAAACTGGCCAGGCTTTATATATTACTGctctatgcatgtgtgtactACAGCCCCCTACTGATGTGTCTTCACTGTGTGTcttcactgcacagatgggtcaTTGCGGATGACTAATTCCGAtttgggtgaaaatcacaattggcaaTGTTGTCTACTTAAACTTACTGCATGTCTCTTCAGAGTTTGGAGGATTTGGGTCTGTGAGTGGAAAAATTGAGATTGAGATTAAGATCAATCACGAAGGGGAGGTGAACCGGGCCAGGTACATGCCACAGAACCCCTGCATCATCGCCACCAAGACCCCTACATCTGATGTGCTGGTCTTTGATTACACTAAACACCCATCCAAGCCAGGTCAGTTGATGGCATTTTCCACAATCCCAGTAATACTTGTGCCGCTCAGATTGCCTCCTTCGTAGACCCAGTACTCCTGCAGTTGCCTTGAACAGAGAATTTTGTAAATGCGTTTTCTGTGTCTGTAGACCCCAGTGGTGAGTGCAGCCCAGACCTGAGACTGAGGGGCCATCAGAAGGAGGGCTATGGCCTATCCTGGAACCCCAACCTGAGCGGAAACCTACTCAGTGCATCAGACGACCATGTCAGTGTGAATTACCTATGCCTTTCATTAAGGGTTGCTGAGCTCAGTCCCCTAGGTAGCAGTTTTTAAGAGTCTTCAAACTATTCCCCTTTCTGCAGACAATCTGTCTGTGGGACATCAGTGGTTCTCCCAAGGAAGGAAAGATTGTAGATGCCAAGACCATCTTCACGGGCCACACCGCAGTGGTGGAGGATGTGAGCTGGCACCTTCTTCATGAATCACTTTTTGGCTCAGTGGCTGATGACCAGAAACTCATGATGTAAGTAATGGTACTCCATTAAATGGCAGAGTATTCAGAGGACAACCCACAGAAAAAACTGTGTAAGGCAGAAGTAAATTAATGGGGTTTTAAAGAAATATGGTGCCCAAAGaaattgatttttttattttttatttagctaTATTTTATCAGCCACCAGTGTGACATAAAAACATGCAAGTTCATTGGTAATTTTCAGAGTCTAATGAGAAAATGTGCTTGTCTTCAACAGCTGGGACACGAGATCCAACAACACGTCTAAACCCAGTCACTCTGTGGATGCTCACACTGCTGAGGTCAACTGCTTGTCCTTTAACCCTTACAGTGAGTTCATCCTGGCCACAGGTTCAGCGGACAAGGTCTGTACCGCTTCAGAACTCGCATGCAcaatctctcactcactcactcactctctgacACCCACACACTGAGAAAGCTTGTgtttgattttgtgtgtttgtagatgtgTAAGGTgtaatatacactcaccggccactttattaggtacacctaacgcaaatgtcaaatcaaccaatcacatggcagcaactcaatgcatttaggcatgtagacattgcGAAgtcaatctgctgcagttcaaaccgagcatcagaatggggaagaaaggtgatttaagtgactttgaacatggcatggttaTTGGTTCCAGaggggctggtctgagtatttcagaaactgttaATGTACTGgtattttcacgcacaaccatctttAGCGTTTACAGaaaatggtcagaaaaagagaaaatatccagtgagtggcagttctgtgggtgcaaatgccttgttgatgtcagaggACAGTGgtcagactggtttgagctgatagaacggcaacagtaactcaaataattacaaccgaggcatgcagaagagcatctcaacgcacaacacgtcgaaccttgaggcggatgggctacagcagcagaagacctcaccaggtgccactcctgacagctaagaacaggaaactgaggctacaattcgcacaggctcaccaaaattggacaattgcctggtctgatgagtctcgatttttGCTGTGACATTCGAATGGTAGGCTCAGAATATGCcttcaacaacatgaaagcatggatccatcctgctttGTATCAAAGGTttaggctggtggtggtgcaatggtgtggcggatattttcacagtgtacccatcttctgatggttaCGTCCAGCAGtataacgcaccatgtcataaagtgcaaataatctcagactggtttcttgaacataaTGATGttaggatgtggtggaacgggagattcgcatcatgtaTGTGCaaccgacaaatctgcagcaactgcgtgatgctatcatgtcaatatggaccagactctctgaggaatgtttccagtaccttgttgaatctatgccacgaaggattaaggcagttctgaaggcaaaagggggtccaacctggtattagcaaggtgtacctaataaagtggctggtgaatTTGAATATCCTACACACCTCCAAAAGTCATCCTTAGATTCCATTAAACtgtaatatatatacactcacgcacacagacTCTCGTATGCAGCCAAGAGGTGTGTCCTCACACTCGTCTTTCCTCCAACAGACTGTGGCTCTCTGGGACTTGCGTAACCTGAAGCTCAAGCTTCACTCTTTCGAGTCGCACAAGGATGAAATCTTCCAGGTAAGGCTCAAAACTGTTTGGATCAACCTGGCTCCAAACTGTtggaatgattttttttttagggCACTGATGAGCTCTGTGAACACGAcactggtgatggtggtgttaattaTGTGGATTTCCAGGCACCTCAGGTATTAGACTTTTGTTGTTGCCCTTTTGTTTTTGCATGTTACACGGCAGGTTCAATGGTCCCCCCACAATGAGACAATACTGGCTTCCAGTGGGACAGATAGACGCCTCAACGTCTGGGACTTGAGGTAAGGTTCAGCCTTGTTTGTTTGACTTCCCTTATGAGGTTAAGGGTAGCCTGTGGAGATAAAGGAAAGCATTTCAGCTTTCTGAGGTGCTCAATACCTAAGTATAGCCCCAAGAAAGCACCAATCTGTTCAAACGTtaaaataaatatcaaaattttTCAACCACTGTTCACTAAATTTTCATCGCATGGAGGATATTTGATGCTTTTTCTTGTGCCTAGACAGCAATGCATTGTCCACTTGAAATAATAAGCTACTCCTAGCCTAACGATATTTCGTTTTAACCCTAATCTAGCAGACCTACATGGAGTTAGATCTCCAGGATGCAACCTGGACACCATTGACCATAAAGTGATTCTCAGAATCACAGAGAATTTCACCAATGCAACAGTATGTCCTTTATTCAGTTTCTTTGACATGTTCACAGTAAAATTGGAGAGGAACAGTCTGCTGAGGATGCTGAAGATGGACCTCCAGAATTGCTGGTGAGAAGATTGGATTCATAGAGCATTTAGAATTTcccacagtttttttttattttttttactgtgacaTTTATGGGATCTCATTGGTTTTCTCCATTTGTGTCAGTTCATCCATGGAGGGCACACAGCCAAAATCTCAGACTTCTCTTGGAATCCCAACGAACCCTGGGTGATCTGCTCAGTGTCTGAGGACAACATCATGCAAGTTTGGCAAATGGTCTGTATTGCTTTTATTCTCAGCAGAAACTATATATTGTGAAATACATTTTACAGTTGATTACAAGTTGTACCTTAGCAAAATCATCTGAGCATCCCTCTTTTTAGGCAGAGAATATCTACAATGATGAGGAACCAGACACCCCTGCTTCTGAGCTTGAGGGTCAGACCTCATAACCACTTGGATATGGAATAGCAGCATTCATGTGTCCGTACCACTTACTATTGACTCAGAATTACCCACTTGCAATCTCCTGGGACAGATTCAGTCCCTGAATCAGACGGTGGTACAGCTGCACGTCAGGACTGCATCCAGAGGCCAAAGTAGGATCAAAGCAGTCACTGGACTTTCTACTGTTCTCCTTGAATATTATTTAGCACTCTGTAAACTTCAGGTCCGTTTAGAACTCCTTTAGAAACGATGTCATTGGCAAATATTCTCTAAAACAGCAACTGCCGTGTTCTGTAAGAGGGCTGTGCTCAATGCCTTTGAagaagtgagagaggggggaggtttTTGTGTGGGAGACATTTCTACAGTTGAGTTTATTACGTTAAAAAATGCACTTGAATGGATGATGCTGTTAAATAAAGTTTTTCCAAATCAGACCCCAGTAAAGCGGTTCTGCAGATCATGTTCAGTTTTCCTGCACAGTCCAGACGTCAATTGCAATAACTTTTCTAATGCCTTTTAAAATGATTGTGCATTTTGTATTTCGAAAATGTTGATAAGTTTACCACTTAATAATTCCACATAATAAagtatgaaatgtcctatttttTGTGAATATTTTCTAAACATTGCAGTTTAATACATTTTTGCTTATTTTGTAGTGGTGTGAGGATTTTATACATAAGGTCCAGATGACAAATGTCTATGAAATCATGTTTGACACAGACAAAtctataaaacatttttattgaaAAGCAAGACAGAACTACAAGAACATAATCTTAAGAGGAGACAGTTTCAG from Brachyhypopomus gauderio isolate BG-103 chromosome 12, BGAUD_0.2, whole genome shotgun sequence includes the following:
- the rbbp7 gene encoding histone-binding protein RBBP7 isoform X1 → MADKEVYDDAVEERVINEEYKIWKKNTPFLYDLVMTHALEWPSLTVQWLPDVSRPEGKDYAVHRLVLGTHTSDEQNHLVIASVQIPNDDAQFDASHYDSEKGAEFGGFGSVSGKIEIEIKINHEGEVNRARYMPQNPCIIATKTPTSDVLVFDYTKHPSKPDPSGECSPDLRLRGHQKEGYGLSWNPNLSGNLLSASDDHTICLWDISGSPKEGKIVDAKTIFTGHTAVVEDVSWHLLHESLFGSVADDQKLMIWDTRSNNTSKPSHSVDAHTAEVNCLSFNPYSEFILATGSADKTVALWDLRNLKLKLHSFESHKDEIFQFLHVTRQVQWSPHNETILASSGTDRRLNVWDLSKIGEEQSAEDAEDGPPELLFIHGGHTAKISDFSWNPNEPWVICSVSEDNIMQVWQMAENIYNDEEPDTPASELEGQTS
- the rbbp7 gene encoding histone-binding protein RBBP7 isoform X3, with the translated sequence MADKEVYDDAVEERVINEEYKIWKKNTPFLYDLVMTHALEWPSLTVQWLPDVSRPEGKDYAVHRLVLGTHTSDEQNHLVIASVQIPNDDAQFDASHYDSEKGAEFGGFGSVSGKIEIEIKINHEGEVNRARYMPQNPCIIATKTPTSDVLVFDYTKHPSKPDPSGECSPDLRLRGHQKEGYGLSWNPNLSGNLLSASDDHTICLWDISGSPKEGKIVDAKTIFTGHTAVVEDVSWHLLHESLFGSVADDQKLMIWDTRSNNTSKPSHSVDAHTAEVNCLSFNPYSEFILATGSADKTVALWDLRNLKLKLHSFESHKDEIFQVQWSPHNETILASSGTDRRLNVWDLSKIGEEQSAEDAEDGPPELLFIHGGHTAKISDFSWNPNEPWVICSVSEDNIMQVWQMAENIYNDEEPDTPASELEGQTS
- the rbbp7 gene encoding histone-binding protein RBBP7 isoform X2, which translates into the protein MADKEVYDDAVEERVINEEYKIWKKNTPFLYDLVMTHALEWPSLTVQWLPDVSRPEGKDYAVHRLVLGTHTSDEQNHLVIASVQIPNDDAQFDASHYDSEKGEFGGFGSVSGKIEIEIKINHEGEVNRARYMPQNPCIIATKTPTSDVLVFDYTKHPSKPDPSGECSPDLRLRGHQKEGYGLSWNPNLSGNLLSASDDHTICLWDISGSPKEGKIVDAKTIFTGHTAVVEDVSWHLLHESLFGSVADDQKLMIWDTRSNNTSKPSHSVDAHTAEVNCLSFNPYSEFILATGSADKTVALWDLRNLKLKLHSFESHKDEIFQFLHVTRQVQWSPHNETILASSGTDRRLNVWDLSKIGEEQSAEDAEDGPPELLFIHGGHTAKISDFSWNPNEPWVICSVSEDNIMQVWQMAENIYNDEEPDTPASELEGQTS
- the rbbp7 gene encoding histone-binding protein RBBP7 isoform X4; its protein translation is MADKEVYDDAVEERVINEEYKIWKKNTPFLYDLVMTHALEWPSLTVQWLPDVSRPEGKDYAVHRLVLGTHTSDEQNHLVIASVQIPNDDAQFDASHYDSEKGEFGGFGSVSGKIEIEIKINHEGEVNRARYMPQNPCIIATKTPTSDVLVFDYTKHPSKPDPSGECSPDLRLRGHQKEGYGLSWNPNLSGNLLSASDDHTICLWDISGSPKEGKIVDAKTIFTGHTAVVEDVSWHLLHESLFGSVADDQKLMIWDTRSNNTSKPSHSVDAHTAEVNCLSFNPYSEFILATGSADKTVALWDLRNLKLKLHSFESHKDEIFQVQWSPHNETILASSGTDRRLNVWDLSKIGEEQSAEDAEDGPPELLFIHGGHTAKISDFSWNPNEPWVICSVSEDNIMQVWQMAENIYNDEEPDTPASELEGQTS